The sequence TCGACACACAGCCGTGCGAGCGCGGCCTCGCGCCGCACGGGTGGTGCCGCGCACCACCACACCCCGGCGACCGGGCGCCCGGTCCATGGTTGCGCGAGCTCGCAGCGAAGGACGAGCGCTCCGGCGCCGAGGAGCCGGTTGACCTGCCGCCGTATCGTCGCGGCGGGCCGTCCCGTGCGGACCGCGAGGTCGACCGCGCGAGTGCGGCTGTCCTCGGCGAGAGCGGCGACGAGCGGCGCGTACACGGGCGACTGGAGGTCGATCGGGCCCGCGGTGAGCGGGGCCCGCGTGCGGGTGGCCCGCGGGTGGGCGCCGATTGTCGCGCACTGGGCCGGGTCGAGCGCGCCGAGGCGCCAGCCGCCGCCGTCCCGGTGGACCATCGTGCCGAGATGGCTGCGCAGCGCGGTGATGCCGGGCACGCGGCTCACCTCGTCCAGGAGCAGCCGGGACAGTTCGGCGAAGGAAGAGGCGGCGAGGGTCAGGACGAGTTGTCTCCCGCGCGCGGCGAAGGCGAGGCCGCGCACGAATGGAAGGGCCTCCAGTGCGCTGACCACGGTGTCCAGGTCGGCGAGAGCGCAGTCGACCTCGACGAGCGCACGCTGCGCGGTGGCTCCGCCGACCCCGCTCGGCGGGCTCGCGCAGAGCCAGGCGAGACGCCGCTCGCGCAGCCGGGCCCAGCGCGCGGCGAGTGCCGTGGGAGAGGCACCGAGGACGGGGGCGAGGGCGCTCCACGGGATACGGGGGGCGAGTTGGAGGGCGTGGAGGAGGGCGAGGTCGGACTCGGTGAAGGGGGTGGGTGGTGCAGGCCCACCCGGATGCGCGTTTTCGGCGCGGGAGGGGCCTTCGGCGCGTGTTTCCACAGGTGCGATGTCCTTCTCGTGCCGCTCGCCTACGGTCGCCTGAACGATGGCGCGCCTTCGGCACCAGGGCGCCGAAGACGCGTGAAGCGTCACGTACTTCAATGAATGCGGGTGATCTCATGACGACGGCGACGGGCGTACTCGCGGGGCGGGTTGCGCTGGTGACAGGAGCGGGTCAGGGTATCGGCGCGGGTATCGCGCGGGCGCTCGCCGACGAGGGCGCGGACGTGGCTGTGCTCGACCTCGACGCAGGGCGGGCTGAGGCGGTCGCGGCGGAGGTGGGCGGACTCGCGGTGCGCTGCGACGTGAGTGACGCCGCACAGGTCGCGGCAGCGGTCGCGACGATTGTCGAGCGCTTCGGCACCGTCGATGTCCTCGTCAACAACGCGATGGCCCAGCGTCCCGGCGTCCCGCTCGCGGAGCTGGCAGAGGAGGACTTCGCACTCACCTATCGCGTGGGCCCCTTGGGTAGTTTCCTGCTCATGCGCGCGTGCTTCCCCTACCTGCGCGCGTCGGAGGGCGGGGGGCGGATCGTCAACTTCCGGTCGGGCTCGGAGCTCGACGGACTCGCGGGCTACGGGGCGTACGTGACCGCCAAGGGCGGCATCGCGGCGCTCACGCGCGTCGCGGCACGCGAGTGGGGCACATACGGCATCACCGTCAACGCGATCTCTCCCTTCGTCCTGAGCGAGCGGGCGCGGCACTGGTTCGCCGATCGCCCCGAGGAGCTGTCCGGTCTGCTGGCGAAGACCTCGCTGCGGCGCGCGGGCGATGCCGAGGCCGATGTCGGCCGCGCGGTCGTCTTCCTCGCTGGCCCGGACGCGGCGTACATCACGGGGTGCACGCTCCCTGTGGACGGTGGCGGACAGTTTTTCAGCTGAGGAGGTCCATCAGGCTCGGGCGGGAAACACGGCTTCCGCGGCCCCGCGGTCGTGGCGGTTGCCGCTCCCCGTACGACTACCGTTGCCCTCATGACCCTCCTGACCGTCGTCGTGGCCGACGACGAGCGCCTCGTGCGTGAGTCCTTCGCCGCGATCCTCGACGCAGAAGAGGGCATCCAGGTCCTGACGACGGCCGGGGACGGGGCCGCGTGTGTCGAGGCGGCGCGGAGGCTGAGCCCCGATGTCGTGCTCGCAGATGTACGGATGCCGCTGCTCGACGGGGTCGAGGTGGCGCGTGCGCTCGCGAACACGCCGATCGGCGTCGTGCTCATCACAGCCTTCGACGAGGACACCGTGCTGCGAGCCGCACTGCGCCTGGGGGCCAGCGGATTCCTCCTCAAGGACGCGAGCCCGGCGCTGCTCGTGGAGGCCGTGCGCGCCGCCGCGCGCGGTGACGCGCTCGTCTCCCCCTCGCTCACCCTGCGCCTGCTGCGCGGGCTGGCCCCCCAGGACCCGGAGCCGACCGTGCTCAGCGCGCGCGAACAGGAGATCACCGAGCACGTCGCCCAGGGCCGCACCAACCAGGAGATCGGCACCGCCCTTGGGCTCTCCCTTTCCTCCGTCAAGACCTACCTCGACCGTGTCCGCACCAAGCTCGGCTTACGTAATCGGGTCGAGATCGCAGCCTGGGCCTGGGAACGGGGGCTCGTGCAGGCAGGGGGCAGAGGACGCTGAACCGCCGGGCGGTGCCGGCGGCGGCAGGGAAGCGCCTCCGGCCCGCCGCCCGCGCTCAGGCCCCGCCCCG comes from Streptomyces sp. Tu6071 and encodes:
- a CDS encoding Lrp/AsnC family transcriptional regulator: METRAEGPSRAENAHPGGPAPPTPFTESDLALLHALQLAPRIPWSALAPVLGASPTALAARWARLRERRLAWLCASPPSGVGGATAQRALVEVDCALADLDTVVSALEALPFVRGLAFAARGRQLVLTLAASSFAELSRLLLDEVSRVPGITALRSHLGTMVHRDGGGWRLGALDPAQCATIGAHPRATRTRAPLTAGPIDLQSPVYAPLVAALAEDSRTRAVDLAVRTGRPAATIRRQVNRLLGAGALVLRCELAQPWTGRPVAGVWWCAAPPVRREAALARLCVDPRVRLCLSTTGPAALVVTAWTSGLLQADRFQTRLEELLGAGAVLDSAILLRTRKRAGRLLAPDGRRA
- a CDS encoding SDR family NAD(P)-dependent oxidoreductase — encoded protein: MNAGDLMTTATGVLAGRVALVTGAGQGIGAGIARALADEGADVAVLDLDAGRAEAVAAEVGGLAVRCDVSDAAQVAAAVATIVERFGTVDVLVNNAMAQRPGVPLAELAEEDFALTYRVGPLGSFLLMRACFPYLRASEGGGRIVNFRSGSELDGLAGYGAYVTAKGGIAALTRVAAREWGTYGITVNAISPFVLSERARHWFADRPEELSGLLAKTSLRRAGDAEADVGRAVVFLAGPDAAYITGCTLPVDGGGQFFS
- a CDS encoding response regulator; this translates as MTLLTVVVADDERLVRESFAAILDAEEGIQVLTTAGDGAACVEAARRLSPDVVLADVRMPLLDGVEVARALANTPIGVVLITAFDEDTVLRAALRLGASGFLLKDASPALLVEAVRAAARGDALVSPSLTLRLLRGLAPQDPEPTVLSAREQEITEHVAQGRTNQEIGTALGLSLSSVKTYLDRVRTKLGLRNRVEIAAWAWERGLVQAGGRGR